A stretch of the Uranotaenia lowii strain MFRU-FL chromosome 3, ASM2978415v1, whole genome shotgun sequence genome encodes the following:
- the LOC129753418 gene encoding uncharacterized protein LOC129753418, producing MAESFPPWGGLPGPSHKNSRTIPSWMDPDNLHGQVQFLVLKPTNQTKLPQNPFVIAKSIDRIAGRIDGASPTDGGKSILLAVRSQKQSDQLLQLKELIDGTPVNVELHPTRNTSQCVVSCREVADLKDTEICQALEDQDVVKVYRFTRKVEGKTLPTNTMVLTFKGTVPPTHVWFGYLRVPTRPYYPRPMQCFACGRFGHTKTKCPNNPICPNCGDNTLHPECPNPSYCVNCQGNHCTSNRICPAYQHKQNIVRIRVDMGIPHSDAVKEYRSRLNSASHSRVQQRLLNPLPSAQDNDKIKALEKKTADLLEQNAQLLAKITAIENSQNDDSDTTLTDTNSEASMDTTDDSPIRNSTPKRGRGTESPGNISPARQTKSLKSTSQPGPPIYASQSNSKESSRLPPPGINR from the coding sequence ATGGCGGAATCATTTCCGCCCTGGGGTGGACTGCCCGGTCCATCCCACAAAAACTCCAGGACCATTCCCAGCTGGATGGATCCGGACAATTTACACGGCCAGGTGCAATTCCTTGTTCTCAAGCCAACCAACCAAACGAAGCTGCCCCAAAACCCATTCGTAATCGCCAAATCTATTGATCGGATTGCCGGCCGCATCGATGGAGCCAGCCCAACCGATGGAGGAAAATCGATTCTCCTAGCCGTCCGAAGCCAAAAACAAAGCGATCAGCTCCTTCAATTGAAGGAACTGATTGATGGAACTCCAGTTAATGTTGAGCTTCATCCCACAAGAAATACTAGTCAGTGCGTTGTTTCTTGTCGGGAAGTGGCTGATTTAAAGGACACTGAAATTTGCCAAGCCCTCGAGGATCAGGACGTGGTGAAAGTTTATCGATTCACCAGGAAAGTTGAAGGCAAAACTCTCCCTACCAACACCATGGTGCTCACCTTCAAGGGTACCGTTCCGCCAACCCACGTTTGGTTTGGATACCTTCGGGTCCCAACCAGGCCCTACTACCCGCGCCCCATGCAGTGCTTTGCTTGTGGGAGGTTTGgacatacaaaaaccaaatGTCCAAACAATCCCATCTGCCCAAACTGTGGTGATAATACACTCCATCCGGAATGTCCGAATCCGTCCTACTGCGTCAATTGCCAAGGAAACCACTGCACTTCCAACCGAATCTGCCCAGCCTACCAACATAAGCAAAACATCGTTCGTATCCGAGTGGATATGGGAATCCCCCATTCCGATGCCGTTAAGGAATACCGCTCCCGCCTCAATTCCGCCTCCCACTCCCGAGTACAGCAAAGATTGCTCAACCCTCTACCATCCGCCCAAGACAACGACAAAATCAAAGCGCTCGAAAAGAAAACCGCCGATTTGCTTGAGCAAAACGCCCAACTTCTCGCCAAAATCACCGCCATTGAAAACAGCCAAAATGACGATTCCGACACTACCCTCACCGACACCAATAGCGAGGCCTCCATGGACACAACCGACGATTCTCCGATTCGCAACTCTACCCCAAAGCGTGGTCGGGGCACCGAATCACCCGGAAACATCTCTCCTGCGAGACAAACCAAGAGCCTCAAATCTACCAGTCAACCCGGTCCCCCCATCTACGCCAGTCAATCCAACAGTAAGGAATCCAGTCGTCTCCCACCCCCTGGCATTAATCGGTAA